A single window of Triplophysa dalaica isolate WHDGS20190420 chromosome 14, ASM1584641v1, whole genome shotgun sequence DNA harbors:
- the ubl7b gene encoding ubiquitin-like protein 7b isoform X2, whose product MESSAWHLSLKPCDKPKSVFQFPDTEPGDVHPSKYLVSSLKQLISAQLPDSLPDPELIEFVHCGCLLKDELPLDFYGIKCGSTLHVIKKMWPEPEVKPEPVNRSAAAREFRILQAALHSSAVYRDAVFKMLRNKESLDQIIVASPGLSSDPVALGVLQDKDLFIQFTDPNLLDRLIGSHPALVNAIILVLHSVTSSMSSQSSASSSRNATASSYSEMPGGFLFEGMSDDDEDFQSGNRAGSSRAHRPSTGSRPMSLGHNGAMGPRPITQSELASALALASTPESSGIPPTLGAQEMSSTGPSVPSGPPVTSNLLSQALQQALQASGVSSPQGRWQSQMQQLRDMGIQDEELALRALAATNGNLQAALELIFAGGGRF is encoded by the exons ATGGAGAGTTCAGCATGGCATCTCTCACTGAAACCGTGCGACAAACCAAAGTCAGTGTTCCAGTTTCCAGACACTGAACCTGGAGACGTCCATCCAAGCAAATACCTGGTGTCATCACTCAAACAGCTGATCTCAGCACAGTTACCAGACTCACTGCCTGACCCTGAGCTCATAG AATTTGTGCATTGTGGCTGCCTGCTCAAAGATGAACTTCCGTTAGACTTCTATGGAATAAAGTGTGGATCAACATTACATGTAATTAAAAAGATGTGGCCGGAACCTGAGGTCAAGCCTG AGCCAGTGAACAGATCTGCGGCCGCGAGAGAATTCAGGATCCTGCAGGCAGCGTTGCACTCGAGTGCAGTTTACAGAGATGCG GTGTTTAAGATGCTTAGAAACAAAGAGTCTTTGGACCAGATTATAGTGGCCTCACCGGGACTCAGTTCAGACCCTGTTGCATTAG GTGTGCTTCAGGATAAAGACCTGTTCATACAGTTTACAGACCCAAACCTTCTAGACAG GTTAATCGGTTCTCACCCAGCATTGGTCAATGCTATCATCTTGGTCCTGCACTCTGTAACAAGCAGCATGTCCAGCCAATCCAGCGCCAGCTCATCCCGTAACGCTACAGCTAGTTCTTACAGTGAAATGCCAG GGGGTTTTCTCTTTGAGGGAAtgtctgatgatgatgaagacttCCAATCT GGAAACAGAGCTGGCTCATCAAGAGCCCATAGGCCATCTACAGGGTCCCGACCGATGTCACTGGGTCACAATGGAGCCATGGGACCCCGCCCCATCACCCAGAGCGAGCTGGCATCCGCATTGGCTTTAGCAAGCACACCAGAGAGCAGTGGAATCCCACCCACACTTGGTGCCCAG GAAATGTCCTCCACTGGGCCATCAGTACCGTCAGGGCCTCCCGTCACAAGCAATCTGCTCAGTCAGGCACTGCAGCAAGCTCTACAGGCCTCTGGCGTGAGCTCACCACAG GGGCGCTGGCAGTCTCAGATGCAACAGTTGAGGGATATGGGGATCCAGGATGAGGAACTTGCCCTGCGTGCGTTAGCAGCCACAAATGGCAATTTGCAGGCAGCTCTGGAGCTCATATTTGCTGGTGGAGGCAGATTCTAG
- the ubl7b gene encoding ubiquitin-like protein 7b isoform X1, whose product MLEMESSAWHLSLKPCDKPKSVFQFPDTEPGDVHPSKYLVSSLKQLISAQLPDSLPDPELIEFVHCGCLLKDELPLDFYGIKCGSTLHVIKKMWPEPEVKPEPVNRSAAAREFRILQAALHSSAVYRDAVFKMLRNKESLDQIIVASPGLSSDPVALGVLQDKDLFIQFTDPNLLDRLIGSHPALVNAIILVLHSVTSSMSSQSSASSSRNATASSYSEMPGGFLFEGMSDDDEDFQSGNRAGSSRAHRPSTGSRPMSLGHNGAMGPRPITQSELASALALASTPESSGIPPTLGAQEMSSTGPSVPSGPPVTSNLLSQALQQALQASGVSSPQGRWQSQMQQLRDMGIQDEELALRALAATNGNLQAALELIFAGGGRF is encoded by the exons ATGCTG GAAATGGAGAGTTCAGCATGGCATCTCTCACTGAAACCGTGCGACAAACCAAAGTCAGTGTTCCAGTTTCCAGACACTGAACCTGGAGACGTCCATCCAAGCAAATACCTGGTGTCATCACTCAAACAGCTGATCTCAGCACAGTTACCAGACTCACTGCCTGACCCTGAGCTCATAG AATTTGTGCATTGTGGCTGCCTGCTCAAAGATGAACTTCCGTTAGACTTCTATGGAATAAAGTGTGGATCAACATTACATGTAATTAAAAAGATGTGGCCGGAACCTGAGGTCAAGCCTG AGCCAGTGAACAGATCTGCGGCCGCGAGAGAATTCAGGATCCTGCAGGCAGCGTTGCACTCGAGTGCAGTTTACAGAGATGCG GTGTTTAAGATGCTTAGAAACAAAGAGTCTTTGGACCAGATTATAGTGGCCTCACCGGGACTCAGTTCAGACCCTGTTGCATTAG GTGTGCTTCAGGATAAAGACCTGTTCATACAGTTTACAGACCCAAACCTTCTAGACAG GTTAATCGGTTCTCACCCAGCATTGGTCAATGCTATCATCTTGGTCCTGCACTCTGTAACAAGCAGCATGTCCAGCCAATCCAGCGCCAGCTCATCCCGTAACGCTACAGCTAGTTCTTACAGTGAAATGCCAG GGGGTTTTCTCTTTGAGGGAAtgtctgatgatgatgaagacttCCAATCT GGAAACAGAGCTGGCTCATCAAGAGCCCATAGGCCATCTACAGGGTCCCGACCGATGTCACTGGGTCACAATGGAGCCATGGGACCCCGCCCCATCACCCAGAGCGAGCTGGCATCCGCATTGGCTTTAGCAAGCACACCAGAGAGCAGTGGAATCCCACCCACACTTGGTGCCCAG GAAATGTCCTCCACTGGGCCATCAGTACCGTCAGGGCCTCCCGTCACAAGCAATCTGCTCAGTCAGGCACTGCAGCAAGCTCTACAGGCCTCTGGCGTGAGCTCACCACAG GGGCGCTGGCAGTCTCAGATGCAACAGTTGAGGGATATGGGGATCCAGGATGAGGAACTTGCCCTGCGTGCGTTAGCAGCCACAAATGGCAATTTGCAGGCAGCTCTGGAGCTCATATTTGCTGGTGGAGGCAGATTCTAG